Sequence from the Populus nigra chromosome 17, ddPopNigr1.1, whole genome shotgun sequence genome:
ttggactttatttttttttaatatgtgattTACGTGGATATTAGTCatgattcaaaagaaaaaaagaaaagagaaaagggaaCGAGGTTGCAGTAGGTGACAATTTACCAAGACGATTAGTGCGAGTATACCAAAAAAGAGAGGCTggtacaccaaaaaaaaaacaatggatccCACCCTTTTCAATCCCTAATCGGTATTCTACTGAAAGTGATATTCTAGGGAAATAAAGAAGAAGTTAGCAAGGACGGAAACCGCTTAACTCCCGGCTCACCGGTCCCCATCGTAGTGGACGTGTGAAGGTTGCCTGAACCGGTTGAGAAGGCTCTTggtaaaaactggcaaacaaccAAACATTTTGGTTTTACTTTTTTGCGGTAAAGATGACTTACTGACTGACCCATTAATTGGCTGATGATAACAGGAgggaaaaacgaaaaaaaaacgTCATTACGGTGACAAAATCCAGAAGAATCCTCTGTTTATTTATGACAAAAAAGCTCCAGCTTAGCAAAAGAGTCAacacttgcaaaaaaaaaaaaaaggttaaatgaaataatcatagaaaaataatagtttttaaaaattataacttttttaaacaaataatatgtCCACCCGTGATGCAAGAGGATTTATTAAAGTCtgccaaaaagaaaataaataaataaataaataaataaatgtggtTTGTCTCTTGTTACAACGATCCACTGGCCCCAATATTCAAAATAGCGGCGTCTCTCTCAGAACAGTAGCATAGGGTAAAAGCTTGTATTTTGTAGCTAACTCCAGCCGGAGCTAGCGGTTAGAGCATTTAACCCTAGTTGGCCTGAAACTGTGTGCGGCCACTTTCTTTTTCCATATTGCCCGTATTCtcgtattttcttttctttttcttttttctttttaatattaacttttcCTTTATGGCATCTCAAATGATCCACTTAGATCGGAATTGTGTATTTCttagttttcttttgaatttatatctATATTAACTGCTTGCATGCCCCTGGAATGTGTAGAGCGGTCCAAATTTGatcgaattttattttatataaacaatgaaatttCTAGTAATTTGAGTATGGATACTTTAGACTATGATCTAGCCCGCGTATAGTGTTCatctataattaaatttatttgtaatgttagtgtttttattttaaaatgatagtaTCAAAACTagtatctttaaaaatatttatctaaaatattaatttatataagacacatatttgaaattttatcaataaaactattccgcatttaaattattttcttattatcccaagattattttatattactctcttATCCAATCCTAATCCATTCAtccaattaaatttaatatttttaaatcatttattgaaaaaaaaaatctatttcagtaggaaaaaaaacagatgtaTTTATGTctgtatatttaattaaattgttaattACTCTTCATTTTAGATTTGGGACTTAATTATAagttaaggactaaattaagtGTCTGCAGTGTCCAGTTGAGCGCTGTCTTGGCTTCCTCTCCTAAAACTCGCGGAAGCATCACGGAACCACCAACAAATCATCACTTTAATTTAGGATGTTTATAAACATAGTTGCTGgttgtttataaatatagttggatatgaaaatattgattttaaaaaaaattaaaagcaaaaacaatattGGGATTGAATAATGGAAAGGGATTTAAGGAGAAATGTTTTAATGTAatgatcaaaactaaaaaaataaagggaaattGGACAGGCTCCTTAAAGATCCCTGTTGTTTTCCTGCCTTCCGAGGATACACAGAGTTCTCTTCAGATCCGAAGAAAAAGGTCAATGGAATAGGAAAAAGAAACACATGAAGGACTTCTATATCCACTACAATTACTTTACTGCTACCACTCCTTTcggcctttttttctttattgggtGCGTGTTAAACTTGCCCTTTTCCTGTTCTTTCAAAGCAAGTGTCTGTGTCTTTTTTTGGACTCTTGCATGATTCAAAAAATCTTTTCTGCTTATTCGATGATACCCTTTTTATCTGCTTCTTTTACTGCCATGATTTCTTGGTTGAATCTGTGACGACTGACTCTTGTTGGGGGATTGCttcaagacttttttttttctctgctaaATTTAGCAGAAGACTTGTGAGGATACGCTGAGAGTGTTTCGTTAGTTACTGATATCTTCTCCTTTCGGCTTCTAAAATCCGTGGGGGAGAGAACAGGGTTGGggtacagttttttttttttttttgaagtctGGAAACTCAACTTTTAGTCTAAACTTCCGTGGTTTTTATGCCAATCCAATCGTTTTGGACAAGCTGTACAAGAGCTTGATTTCTTAGTTTCAACAACAGCAGAAAGAGTTGCAAAGAAAAGGGGTTTAGAGATGAGGGAGCCTTACCTGTAGAGCAGCTTCGTTTCTTCAACGATATTGAGATTTTCTTGGAATTGAAATCGCAGTTTTGGATACAGCTGCTGCTTGTGAGAATCAGAATTTAGCGTGTATCTCAGTGAGCAAGGAAAAAACTCCTTGTTCTCTATGTAGCAGAAATAAAGATTCTTCCAATTTTGACTCTCCTGCTTTTTGATCATAGTGTATGCCTTTTGAGGTAATAACTTTGTCGGACTATACTTTTTAGTTCTCTTGATTGGACTatactttcttttattttatccagAAATCCCTGATTGTTTGATCTTTTGTACTTTTGTGGCTTCTACTAAAGAGATGATAACATTTATGGAAGCGAAAGAGATTTTGAAAGAGGAGGCTGACAAGTGCTTAGATTCTCAGTTATGGCATGCCTGTGCCGGTGGCATGGTCCAAATGCCGGCAGTGAATTCTAAGGTCTTCTACTTCCCTCAAGGCCATGCCGAGCATGCGTGTGAGCCTGTTGATTTCAGGAACTTGCCAGGTGCTTCTCATACTCTATGCAGAGTCTCAGCTATCAAATTCATGGCTGACCCGGAAACTGACGAGGTCTTTGCTAAAATTAGGTTGATTCCAATTAACTCTAATGAAATCGATTTGGATGACCAAGAAGTTGCAGTTAATGGTGAAAAGGAAACCGCACATGACAATAAGAAGCCGGTTTCTTTTGCCAAGACATTGACTCAATCTGATGCAAACAATGGTGGAGGTTTCTCCGTGCCAAGGTACTGTGCTGAGATGATTTTTCCACGATTGGATTACACAGCAGATCCGCCTGTGCAGACCCTTCTTGCTAAGGATGTTCACGGTGAGACATGGAAGTTTAGGCATATCTATAGAGGGACACCGAGAAGGCATCTTTTGACAACTGGATGGAGCCCATTTGTGAATCATAAGAAGCTTGTTGCTGGTGATTCTGTTGTGTTTTTGAGGGCGGAGAATGGAGATCTTTGCGTTGGTGTTCGAAGAGCTAAGAGGGCGAGCAGTGGCGGACCTGAGTCCTTGTGGAATCCGGCTCTTGGGAATCCTGTAGTGCCTTATGGGGGATTTGGTGCGTTCTCGAGGGAGGATGAACATAAGATGATGAAGAATGGAAGGGGGAATGGCAATGGTTCGAAGTCAAATGAAAGTTTGATGGGGCGAGGGAAAGTGAGGGCTGAATCGGTTATTCAAGCTGCTGTTCTTGCTGCAAATGGACTGCCTTTTGAGACTGTTTACTATCCTCGAGCCAACACTCCCGAGTTCTTTGTGAAAGCCTCTTTGGTAAAAACAGTAATGCAGATCCGGTGGTGTTCAGGGATGCGGTTCAAGATGGCCTTTGAAACTGAGGACTCTTCTCGGATTAGTTGGTTCATGGGAACTGTTTGTTCTGTTCAGGATGCTGATCCTCTTTGCTGGCCAGGTTCACCGTGGAGACTTCTCCAGGTATTGTCATCTCTACGTAATTTTGACGACTGAAAAAGAGTAGTTTATCCTAGTTTTAAGAAAACTAGTCTTGTCATGACCTCTGTAGTTGATATCTTTTTCTATGTGGGTTTTCTCTAGTTCCATATGTTTATTCTTATGCCATTAAGACAAATATCAAgtttacaaaacaaaaggacTAATTGGGTAGCATACTGATATTGTGATAAACCTCAAATGAAAGGACTAATGGGTAGTATGTCATCATGCTCGAGTACTCTGCAAGATTTGGCTGTTTTAGGAGCATTAATTTAAAAGGCTACCAGTTTTATGCATCCAGATGTTGGTGCTAGACTTGTTTGCGTTGTGGTTTGTGTAAGTAATGTTATTGAAGTTGATAGTTATCTAGACTGCTGTCTTTCGATTTGAGTTGTATGAACACTTTCAAGAATATTTCACTTggtattttaaattaacatcaATGGACGGATGATTTTTATGTTATCATGCACATGATACTTCCATATCTGAATTTCCATTTTGCAGATACTAATCAATAGGAACTTTTTATTTGTATGCTGTAGGTTACATGGGATGAGCCTGATTTGCTTCAAAATGTGAAACGTGTTAGCCCGTGGCTAGTGGAATTGGCATCACATATGTCTGCCATCCATTTGTCCCCCTTCTCATCACCAAGGAAGAAGTTGAGACTTCCACAGCACCCGGATTTTCCCATCGACGGTCAATTTCCAATGCCGATATTTTCCGGCAACCTCCTCCAGCCCAGCAATCCCTTTGGTTTTCTACCCAACAACATTCCTGCTGGCATGCAGGGAGCCAGGCATGCTCACTATGGTCTACCACTATCAGATCTCAACCTCAATAAACTGCATACAGGTCTACTTCGGGCTGGTTTCCCGCCATTGCTTGATCATACTGCTTCACTCACAAAAGCCTCCAATATCCAATCCATTCAAAAGCCTATCTTGAGCGAAGGCGTTTCTTGTGAGCTGACCATGTCACATTCTACCCAGACTTCAAAGAGAGCTCATGATGTGAAGAAGATACCTCAGCTTGTACTTTTTGGTCAACGAATAGTTGCTGAGCAGTATATCTCTCGTAGCTGCTCTGATAACACTGGCTCGCCAGTTCTTGCTAGAAATAGTTGTTTTGAAGGAAAATTAGATAAGATGGAAAAATTTTCTGAGGGATCTGTGTCCACTCTTCCTCATCGAGGCCTATCAAAGCATTCCTCACGTGAAGGATTGCAATGGAATAAGAACAACCACCGAAAGAGTGAGCAGTCCTTAGAGATTGGTCACTGCAAAGTTTTCCTCGAATCAGAAGATTTAGGTCGCACCCTTGACCTTCAATTGCTTGAGTCTTATGAAGAATTGTATAGAAAGCTGGCTGACATGTTTGGCCTACGGAATTCTGAGAAATTTAGCAATCTGCTCTACCGTGATGATAATGGTATTACCAAACACATTGGCGTGGAACCATTCAGGTGTGACTCGttttctttttagcttctattggTTATTTTGTTCTGAGGCCTTTTCACTTAGTGAGTGCAATCGTGCACATTCCCATAAGAATGATTGTTGCTGGTTCATTTCTTGCAGCAACTTCTCAAAAACAGCAAGGAGGCTGACAATTGTGACAGATTCAGGCAGTGATAATGTAGGAGGAATGTAGAGGAAGGAATAAACCTTTTGGTTTCAAATTGTACAGCTGGCTGATTGTACTCCTTGGTTCCTGTGCTGACCTTGTGCCCTTCAAGAAGTCTGGGAGGAGGTGTTGTGATCtaatttttggatttctcaGTTGAAGTTTCCTAGATTCTTGTTTCTCTTCCTTCTTCTGAAGGAAAATGTAGATCTCAAAACTGGCTTTCATTCCCAATTTGTCATGGTCGAATTCAGTATTTTTTGTGCACGGTTTCTTTAccagttttcctttttctttttttcttggccTGCTAGTGCTATGAATCCAAGTCTTTAAAAGGACATGGTCCTTGTAACAAAGGTGTTTTTGGGTGGAATGAATCATGCCTTCTGAAAACGTTGCCCAATATTAGGCACTGCCAGCGTTCTCTTTTGGGCTTCAATGTTGTTTTCTGTATATTGCATGACTTGAAGAAAGCGACCCTGTTACTGGATtaagaaaaaaggaaggaagaaatACCAAATCAATCTCTTGACATCAAACTTGGAGCTACTGCCCTTGTACAGAGTTTTTGACAGTTGAGCAATGGCTATAAAGTAAATATAATAATcactcaaaaaacaaattgaagtaTCCTGCTAAGCAGGAAGAAGAACATGCATCAAGTACTCTGACTGTTCTCTCTTTGACCAGGAAGCATATTTTGGATGGGGATTTCATGCCAgcaagaaattgagaaaaagaagcaaaaggTTCTTCCTTGAAGCAAATTATGATTCAGCTCCGGAAGGGGATGGATAGAACAAAAGCCATCTTAGAAAATCACCTCGTTGCGTGGATGACTCGAAACAAAAGCAGGTTGTTAAGTGTCTAATCACAGCTTAATAACAAACACGGGTTAATGTTTCAGAGATATGTTCCACAGTTTCATGATGCCCATACATTCGCTGTCAAGCACCACCgtctgtttttaaaaataattttttaaaaaataaaaaaaaaatattattttaatacatttctgaatgaaaatcattttgaaaaacaacagcAAAAGAGTGTGGtagcgattgttttttaaagtgtttttcattccaaaatatattaaaataatattttttatttttaaaaaattatttttaatattagcacatcaaaatgatctgataacataaaaaacatattaatttaaagtaaaaaaataaaaaaaattcaaaatatttcaaaaaacaatttctaaccGCTATGTGGCAACTGGACATGGAAACAGCAAGGTAAGCTGCAAGAAGGGAAGGCATGCTTGATTCCTAGCAGTATCTCTTGTcttggaaaaataatattaatattgcatAAGCGCAGGGCAGGGGGGTTTGGGAACATTGAATTAGCTCTAAATATTAGGTGATGCTGttagaaattaataaatatatatataattagcatTAGCATTGGGATTGGGATTGTAGAACATACATAAATTAATGTCACCAAAGGAAGTCAAATTGTTGTCCTTCTGAGGGCAACAGAACACAAAACAAGtagctggaaaaaaaacaacaataataataatatacattTACTTCATTCCCTTCAAAGTCTATAACCTAATCCACCACACGTGGGAGTGAAAGGGACCACGCCAGTGGGCCcctactattattactattttcaaaaGGTCAATTAATACTCCATAGACTCACGTGTGGGCAACGTCAGCAAGCAAGAGCATCGCGTGTGTTGCCGCGTTTCAATGAGAAGACTGTTCTGCCGAGGATTCCAAGCCCCGCATCTATGTatccatatgttttttttttttttctcatttttgtgGAATTCTTATATATAATCTTCATCTGTTTTCTCTCTAATTCTTGGATTACCACACTCAGATAGAGCTGATAACAAATTAGAAGATGAAAATCTTTAGAAATTTCGCCCTTTTTGTTctataagaaaatttattagttCCATTTTACTCTATTATAGTACTAATAACACaagtttcaaagaaaaaaaagtataatacaACTTCGAGTATGCTTGTAAATTAGGTTTAATCTTATCAGGATTGTTTTGATTCTAGTTAAACTAAACTTAACGAGTTCATTTgtagacttgaattgattttcttaAGTTTGGATTAACTGGCATTAAATATGAAACATGATTTGACCTGATCAAACTAAACCCAACCAGATCCATTTTATACTTAGTTTAACCCACATAGACTTTATTTGATTAGGATTAAACTAAATTCTATTAACACACTCGGGTTTGATTTAACCTTGATCAAACCAAACTCAACCTtagagtttattattattatttatttcacaaTCGATGAGGATTTTACACTGTTTAGACTACATCTTCATCTGCCCTTGGtattatatggaaaaaaaaaaaaaacccaggtaGAAAAGAAGTTTTTCTAGCTTCATCAAGTACCATTCCACCACAGCTTAAGGTCtatttttctagaatttgaGCCATTGAATGTTGAGTCTTAACTCTTGAGAGAAGAGACTTTGAtaataaattctaattctaattctaaaaaaacaacaatcttttctttttcaagagaAGTTCTCGAGATACAAAATGGATTCTTTTTCTACGTTCCTAAAATTCCTCCTCAGCTCTTCCAtgaattaaaaatccaaaatcttcTGATCAGTTAAAATCTGAAATTTCAATCAAACGGAGctgaaaaaatcttttattttttattaatagatgGGAAATTCTtcatatatatttcatttcaattagCTGTAAATATCCTtattaattacaataatattaaacacttcCAAGACGTCCTTCCTCCGATATGCTCAGGAGTCATGTCAAAAACATTTCCGTGGAAGGAGGCAACAAGCCATCAACGTCGCTGCACTGCAATATTCAAGAGCCTGAAAGTCCTGAATGCATAATTTAATAGCCGCACGTAATTATAGCTGGGGTGGTTAATTAAGGTGGTGAAAAGCAAGGACCATAATTTGAATCTATCGTCAACGACAAAGAACAAAATCCGGAACACAAGCCACTCTCGGTGACATCATCCTTGGATGGATCGTGTGAATTTTCGATACCGTCTCATGAACgtttctcttttgtttctttctctgtttttcttttttttttattatttttattaattgaggTGTTTGTTTCTACCAGCATCAGTCTTTTTTATCAGCCTCGTGTTTGTTTTGGAAGTGAAATAATGTTttccctgtatttttttttctctcttcctttgTATTTAAGAACTAACTAAGAGAACTAAAATCTGAATCTTGTAATTAGAAAACAATAATGACGACATGCCACTTAAACCCTATCCAAATCTCATAATTTGACGAGTATAATAAGGTTAATTTGTTGActcaaaatgaagaaaattgtGAGATTTTGCTGTGAGAACTTGATCTAGGATGAAGTTTTCAGCATGTTGACAAGGTATATTACGCCAGCTGCTGGCTCATTTTGGTagcaaaattatatattatatatttggtatttaattttttgtttttggttttatatatcTTCACAATTTAATAAGTGGGTGGATGTCTAGTATTACCCTTAGTTTAGTCAAAGCATGCACAATTGGTCAAAGCACAAAGGAAGAGGAAAGGGAACCAAACCGAAAgcattgttttatatattgagCTTAATCACCTTTGTTTTCTGCACCCATTTTCCACCATATGTGGCATGGTTTCTACCTAGAAGATATTCAAAAAGCGTGGGGGGCAGTAGCGGTATTTCCCCCGAAGCTTTACTCGGCTTAAGAACTGAGAGTCAACAAACTGTCGGTTATGAAACATgaattaataaacataaaaggcAGGCTTGAAGGATCCAAGTCACGGCAAAAGGGCATGGGGTGCATGGGCTTGGGGCAACTACCTTCCACATTGAAGGGCTGTAACAGCAGGTTACGTGACTCCAATACACTgtgagttaaatatttttatttttttataatatatatatatataggtttttttatgtatttttttagttttaaaaaattaaatttaaatgaaaatttttatatatacatgtgatcaaataaattaataactatgtgtgtgaataaatatataaaaagttattaacggtatctaaaaataaaactttaaaaatcaagagacagatgtagatcaagatatttaatcttgaaagatgagatataaattaaattgatcaaataaaataaaaggagaaaagacaTCATGCAAAGCtagacatattaaaaatattatctgaaaataatttgaatggTTGTTATTAATTATGTTACTCGCGCTCCACCatgagttaaatatttttattttctataaaagaaTTGTTTACGcaggttttttcaatgtatttttatagtttaaaaaattatttggatatCTCATCACTTTAAGAAGGATTAACCACTTTTTGATTTGGTAAATCCACAAATTCCCTTTGAAGTTTTTTTCTcctaacttttaaaatttttcacatctttttttcctttacaaaCTTATTATCTAAAGTTTTTTATGAGACATTTTGTCGTAAATATTGTAAAAAGAGGATAAATGTTATAACCTAATTTTAGGTtcccaaaattataatttttttttaaataataataataatacaaatatacaaatatatatatatatatatatatataaaagaaagttgaaaaacaaatataggagGAAAAGTAACTTGGTTGGCAAGAACAATTTGAAGTGGGatttataagaataaattaGAGATGGAACCAAACTAGATCTCTGACAATATTGGAAACTTAATTTCACCTTTGAAGGATCTAAATATAAAAGACAATGTAAATTCAAGGTTAACTTAAGTAAATCTTAGatgaatttgtataaaaattaagattgaaaacttaattagattttgataaattaatttgatataatcataaGCCTAATTAAAGAATTTCAAATGGGTAGGAACTAAAGCTGAAGTAAGGTGTTTAAATCGATTTGGGAGCAGCAAAACGATgtagttttgatttaaataaatcacCACGTTTTTTCTAATACAATgtcgttttgttttttaaaaaaaagaacgaaGAGGAATGGCGCCGTTTTCAAATGCAGTGTCGTCAACCTTTCCCCCGGAAACAACAAAAATGGCAGccctttttattcatttaaaccTCCCTCATCCCTCCCCTACACAAGACAAAAACGTAACCCTCACACTCTGTCCTCTGCATCCGTACCCAGGCAAATAACAACCCTTTTACAGCATCGAACGTGCTACTACAAGGAGCTAAAATCACACCCCGACCGATCGACCATCATTGACAGTTGCCCTTGTACTATGATTGCATGAAGGGAGGAGATGAAATGGTGATAGGTCGACGGCTAGAAAA
This genomic interval carries:
- the LOC133676714 gene encoding auxin response factor 18-like, with protein sequence MITFMEAKEILKEEADKCLDSQLWHACAGGMVQMPAVNSKVFYFPQGHAEHACEPVDFRNLPGASHTLCRVSAIKFMADPETDEVFAKIRLIPINSNEIDLDDQEVAVNGEKETAHDNKKPVSFAKTLTQSDANNGGGFSVPRYCAEMIFPRLDYTADPPVQTLLAKDVHGETWKFRHIYRGTPRRHLLTTGWSPFVNHKKLVAGDSVVFLRAENGDLCVGVRRAKRASSGGPESLWNPALGNPVVPYGGFGAFSREDEHKMMKNGRGNGNGSKSNESLMGRGKVRAESVIQAAVLAANGLPFETVYYPRANTPEFFVKASLVKTVMQIRWCSGMRFKMAFETEDSSRISWFMGTVCSVQDADPLCWPGSPWRLLQVTWDEPDLLQNVKRVSPWLVELASHMSAIHLSPFSSPRKKLRLPQHPDFPIDGQFPMPIFSGNLLQPSNPFGFLPNNIPAGMQGARHAHYGLPLSDLNLNKLHTGLLRAGFPPLLDHTASLTKASNIQSIQKPILSEGVSCELTMSHSTQTSKRAHDVKKIPQLVLFGQRIVAEQYISRSCSDNTGSPVLARNSCFEGKLDKMEKFSEGSVSTLPHRGLSKHSSREGLQWNKNNHRKSEQSLEIGHCKVFLESEDLGRTLDLQLLESYEELYRKLADMFGLRNSEKFSNLLYRDDNGITKHIGVEPFSNFSKTARRLTIVTDSGSDNVGGM